Proteins encoded together in one Haloarcula rubripromontorii window:
- a CDS encoding zinc-ribbon domain-containing protein, with protein MERLRRVVGTRQQSHLECRRCGTTLETDATTCPVCGSGDIARYDL; from the coding sequence ATGGAGCGATTACGCCGGGTCGTAGGGACTCGACAGCAGTCACATCTGGAGTGTCGACGCTGTGGAACGACCCTCGAAACGGACGCGACGACCTGCCCGGTCTGTGGCTCCGGCGATATCGCGCGGTACGATCTGTAG
- a CDS encoding HD domain-containing protein, which produces MSVDRDDTGGRIYDPEADHAFPDGRLNAVLDTITTDEEIQAYLEAQNINPVARKRYNDHGAKHIGIVRNRALCLYDLLKQGGVEFNGAADHGLDEADEAVIIALATTLHDIGHVVHRDSHPYYSIPLAADILDDILPEFYDIRQAVQIKGEVLHAILCHHTEENPLTLEAGVVRVADALDMERGRSRIPYKRGGRGIDTVSSQAIETVTLTTGDDYPVLVEITMNNAAGVYQVDNLLKAKLKDSGLEEHVRIVALNTREDGNQIVERIEL; this is translated from the coding sequence ATGAGCGTCGACAGAGACGATACCGGCGGCCGTATCTACGACCCCGAGGCGGACCATGCGTTCCCGGACGGGCGGCTGAACGCGGTTCTCGACACGATCACGACTGACGAGGAGATTCAGGCGTATCTCGAAGCCCAGAACATCAACCCCGTCGCGCGCAAGCGGTACAACGACCACGGCGCGAAACACATCGGCATCGTCCGAAACCGAGCGCTGTGCCTGTACGACCTCCTCAAGCAGGGCGGCGTCGAGTTCAACGGCGCGGCCGACCACGGCCTCGACGAGGCGGACGAGGCCGTCATCATCGCACTGGCGACGACGCTGCACGACATCGGCCACGTCGTCCACCGCGACTCACACCCGTATTATTCGATCCCGCTTGCGGCCGACATCCTCGATGACATCCTCCCGGAGTTCTACGATATCCGTCAGGCGGTACAGATAAAGGGTGAGGTACTCCACGCGATTCTCTGCCACCACACCGAGGAAAACCCGCTGACGCTGGAAGCCGGCGTCGTTCGCGTCGCCGACGCGCTGGACATGGAGCGTGGCCGGTCACGGATTCCGTACAAGCGCGGCGGCCGTGGCATCGACACCGTTTCCAGCCAGGCTATCGAGACGGTGACGCTGACCACGGGCGACGACTATCCCGTCCTCGTCGAAATCACGATGAACAACGCGGCCGGCGTCTATCAGGTCGATAATCTGCTAAAAGCCAAACTGAAAGACTCTGGTCTGGAGGAACACGTCCGCATCGTAGCGCTCAACACCCGAGAAGACGGCAATCAGATCGTCGAGCGAATCGAACTCTAG
- a CDS encoding peroxiredoxin codes for MVSVGDAAPDFTAPIANGDIDEVTLSEAVADGPVVLAFFPGAFTSVCSHEMNTFQDRLDELTEAGATLYGVSIDTPFSQNAFRDELGLEFDLVSDSGREIVDAYDISMDFEALGVPNVAKRAVFVIDENQEVTYAWVSDDPGVEPDYDEVIDAAT; via the coding sequence ATGGTATCAGTCGGCGACGCTGCGCCCGATTTCACGGCACCGATAGCAAACGGCGACATCGACGAGGTAACGCTGTCCGAGGCGGTCGCGGACGGCCCCGTCGTCCTCGCGTTCTTCCCGGGGGCGTTCACCAGCGTCTGCAGCCACGAGATGAACACGTTCCAGGACCGACTGGACGAACTCACCGAGGCGGGGGCGACGCTGTACGGCGTCAGCATCGACACGCCGTTCTCACAGAACGCGTTCCGGGACGAACTGGGACTCGAATTCGACCTCGTAAGTGACTCCGGGCGGGAGATCGTCGATGCCTACGACATTTCGATGGACTTCGAGGCGCTCGGCGTTCCGAACGTCGCCAAGCGAGCCGTCTTCGTTATCGACGAGAACCAGGAAGTCACGTACGCCTGGGTCAGCGACGACCCTGGCGTTGAACCGGACTACGACGAAGTTATCGACGCCGCCACCTGA
- a CDS encoding twin-arginine translocase TatA/TatE family subunit → MPGTTEMMVILLIAVLLFGANKIPKLARSTGEAMGEFQKGREEVEQELEEMREGGAAEGTDASTVDSTESTETATETET, encoded by the coding sequence ATGCCCGGGACGACGGAGATGATGGTCATCCTCCTCATCGCCGTCCTGCTGTTCGGGGCGAACAAGATTCCAAAACTGGCGCGGTCGACCGGCGAAGCTATGGGCGAGTTCCAGAAGGGGCGAGAGGAAGTCGAACAGGAACTCGAAGAAATGCGTGAGGGCGGCGCTGCAGAAGGGACCGACGCGTCCACCGTGGACTCGACCGAGTCGACCGAGACGGCGACGGAAACCGAGACGTAA
- a CDS encoding GMC family oxidoreductase → MDREPSERADVCVVGAGPAGALIASQLASEGQKVVVLEAGPRFDRSKREQQMEETIRPGDHGSVWEMGGDRDAFSASGDRYYPLNISRVKGVGGSTLHWQGMVMRLHPSDFDGSHDTDDPAWPISYDDLRPYYADAERALGVAGDADNPFAPPREEPTYPLPGFPPSYSDSLFAEACEQLGITMHSVPNARNSEPYDGRGPCVGYGTCQPVCPSGAKYDASVHIEDAEAEGTKVIDRAPVQRLVTDADGRIEAAVYATPDGTEHRQSAREFVIAAGGVETPRLLLLSANDDHPDGLANSSGLVGHYFMDHLFAGAGGTLDRETRQNHVGFLTSECHQFYDDPGQAVARVADGETVVESSDEALSPLKLEFLNYAGPSPVELALSGEEWGDTLLSSLRDSYGNSIAMGGLVGQPPRKENRVTLDTATTDDHGNPVPDIQWSWGDRLERSLSRANEIQHAVLSELGVDISWTVGPADTGPAYHHMGTTRMGTDPQKSVVNPQLQTHDVPNLSIASSSVFVTAGSMNPTLTIAALALKCADHISERL, encoded by the coding sequence ATGGACCGGGAGCCGTCCGAGCGGGCGGATGTCTGTGTCGTCGGAGCCGGGCCGGCAGGGGCACTCATCGCAAGCCAGCTCGCTAGCGAGGGCCAGAAAGTCGTGGTGCTAGAGGCCGGGCCGCGGTTCGACAGGTCGAAGCGAGAGCAGCAGATGGAAGAGACGATTCGGCCCGGTGACCACGGCTCCGTCTGGGAGATGGGTGGCGACCGCGACGCGTTCAGTGCGAGCGGCGATCGGTACTACCCGCTGAACATCTCACGGGTCAAAGGCGTCGGCGGGTCGACGCTGCACTGGCAGGGGATGGTGATGCGGCTGCACCCCTCGGATTTCGACGGGAGCCACGACACCGACGATCCGGCGTGGCCGATCAGCTACGACGACCTGCGGCCGTACTACGCCGACGCCGAGCGGGCGCTTGGGGTCGCCGGTGACGCAGACAACCCGTTCGCGCCGCCGCGCGAGGAGCCGACCTATCCGCTGCCCGGATTCCCGCCGTCGTACAGCGACTCGCTGTTCGCGGAGGCCTGCGAGCAGTTGGGCATAACGATGCACTCCGTGCCCAACGCCCGGAACTCGGAACCGTACGACGGCCGCGGGCCGTGTGTGGGGTACGGGACCTGCCAGCCGGTCTGTCCCTCCGGAGCGAAATACGACGCCAGCGTCCACATCGAAGACGCCGAAGCCGAAGGGACCAAAGTTATCGACCGCGCGCCGGTCCAGCGCCTCGTCACCGACGCCGACGGACGCATCGAGGCGGCCGTCTACGCGACGCCGGACGGGACTGAGCACCGACAGTCGGCCCGCGAATTCGTCATTGCGGCGGGCGGCGTCGAGACGCCGCGGCTCCTGCTTCTATCAGCGAATGATGACCACCCTGACGGGCTGGCAAACAGTTCGGGACTGGTCGGGCACTACTTCATGGATCACCTGTTTGCCGGTGCCGGCGGCACGCTCGACCGTGAAACGCGCCAGAACCACGTCGGCTTTCTCACAAGCGAGTGCCACCAGTTCTACGACGACCCCGGGCAGGCAGTTGCGCGGGTCGCGGACGGCGAGACGGTCGTTGAATCCTCCGACGAGGCGCTGTCGCCGCTGAAACTGGAGTTCCTGAACTACGCCGGCCCGTCGCCGGTCGAGCTCGCACTCTCCGGCGAAGAGTGGGGCGATACGTTGCTGTCGAGCCTCCGCGATAGTTACGGCAACAGCATCGCGATGGGTGGACTGGTCGGCCAACCGCCGCGGAAGGAAAACCGCGTCACGCTGGACACAGCAACGACAGATGACCACGGCAATCCAGTTCCAGATATTCAGTGGTCGTGGGGCGACCGGCTGGAACGGTCGCTCTCGCGGGCGAACGAGATACAACACGCCGTGTTGTCGGAACTGGGCGTCGACATCTCGTGGACGGTCGGCCCGGCTGACACCGGGCCGGCGTACCACCACATGGGAACGACGCGAATGGGAACCGACCCACAGAAGAGCGTCGTCAACCCACAGTTGCAGACCCACGACGTGCCGAACCTCTCGATTGCGTCCTCGTCGGTGTTCGTCACCGCCGGGTCAATGAACCCGACGCTGACCATCGCCGCGCTGGCGTTGAAATGTGCCGACCATATCTCCGAGCGGCTTTAA
- a CDS encoding metal-dependent hydrolase, with the protein MWPWGHLAAAYLVYAMYTRFDPTRRQTAATLTALAVGSQFPDLIDKPFAWTFGVLPSGRSLAHSLLTLLLIAVVLHRLAALYRRTELSTAFTLGAFVHTLTDMSPTAVAGLLGGDLTQLQWLRFLVWPLRPPPPYANDTSFVEQFASLSFEPYVLFQFGLFGLAVAVWLVHGAPGLRSVTRRSKAVFTDFAD; encoded by the coding sequence ATGTGGCCGTGGGGACATCTCGCCGCCGCCTACCTCGTCTATGCTATGTACACTCGGTTCGACCCGACCCGCCGCCAGACAGCGGCCACGCTGACCGCGCTGGCGGTGGGGTCGCAGTTCCCGGACCTGATCGACAAGCCCTTCGCCTGGACGTTCGGCGTCTTGCCGTCCGGTCGGTCACTGGCTCATTCACTGCTCACACTTCTCCTCATTGCCGTAGTCTTGCACCGACTCGCCGCGCTGTATCGCAGAACAGAGCTTTCGACAGCGTTCACGCTCGGTGCGTTCGTCCACACGCTGACTGACATGAGCCCGACGGCGGTGGCCGGGCTACTCGGCGGTGACCTGACACAGCTCCAGTGGCTGCGCTTTCTGGTCTGGCCGCTCCGGCCACCGCCGCCGTACGCCAACGACACCTCATTCGTCGAGCAGTTCGCGTCGCTCTCGTTCGAGCCGTACGTCCTGTTTCAGTTCGGGCTGTTCGGCCTTGCCGTCGCCGTGTGGCTCGTCCATGGCGCGCCCGGGCTTCGGTCAGTCACTCGCCGAAGCAAGGCTGTGTTCACTGATTTCGCCGATTAA
- a CDS encoding chemotaxis protein CheC gives MPLLIDIRKLTLITRLIQDGAEQVADSLATLAGVDAAVEIKSLSFVQPEDIATEMGGGNIYSARVRLTEPPYGVFLMTFETETAAEIAELMTGSSVDDGFTQLHESALQEMCNILTSGFIDGIANTLNATINMGTPTVVQDDATEIADKALSHVRRDSLTIVLDSLVDIKESDVAFSLRIFLIPDPGSFVHLIDQLDYDTDRETHISADTDAVKELDMSGDADALDAFDSSE, from the coding sequence ATGCCGCTTCTCATCGATATTCGGAAACTCACGCTCATCACCAGACTCATTCAGGATGGGGCCGAGCAGGTCGCTGATTCGCTGGCGACGCTGGCCGGCGTCGACGCCGCCGTCGAGATCAAGAGCCTCTCGTTCGTCCAGCCGGAGGACATCGCCACCGAGATGGGCGGCGGGAATATTTACAGCGCTCGCGTCCGGTTGACAGAGCCGCCCTACGGCGTCTTCCTGATGACGTTCGAGACGGAGACAGCCGCTGAGATCGCGGAGTTAATGACCGGCTCTAGTGTCGATGATGGATTCACACAGCTCCACGAGTCCGCGCTCCAGGAGATGTGTAACATCCTCACTTCGGGCTTCATCGACGGCATCGCGAACACGCTGAACGCGACTATCAACATGGGGACGCCGACAGTCGTACAGGACGACGCGACCGAGATCGCAGACAAGGCCCTCTCGCACGTCCGCCGGGACTCGCTGACTATCGTGCTCGACTCGCTCGTCGACATCAAGGAGAGCGACGTCGCGTTCTCGCTTCGCATCTTCCTCATCCCCGACCCCGGCTCGTTCGTCCATCTCATCGACCAACTGGACTACGACACCGACCGCGAGACCCACATCTCCGCCGACACTGACGCGGTCAAAGAACTCGATATGTCGGGTGATGCGGACGCCCTCGATGCTTTCGATTCCTCGGAGTAG
- the hisC gene encoding histidinol-phosphate transaminase, whose amino-acid sequence MEPRDLSAHTVYRAGRGIEEVARELGLDPDDMVKLASNENMFGPSPDAVEAIRGSAERMHSYPKASHADLVEELAELWDVTPAQVWLSNGGDGALDCLARAMLDPGQEVLVPSPGFAYYAMSARYHHGEVNEYTLSKADDFAQTADTVLKDYDGERIVYLTSPHNPTGAEFSTDAVRTIAEETDEQTLVVVDEAYGEFSEEPSKRPLLDDRDDVALLRTFSKAYGLAGIRLGYAVVPEDWADAYARINTPFSASELACRAGLAALDDDEHVERSVETATWARQYLSEELNAPTWDSAGNFVLAEVGDASAVADAAQERGVIIRDCSSFGLPECIRITCGTREDTERAVSVLNEVIEVVEP is encoded by the coding sequence ATGGAACCACGGGACCTCTCCGCTCACACTGTCTATCGGGCAGGTCGCGGTATCGAGGAAGTCGCCCGGGAACTCGGTCTCGACCCGGACGACATGGTGAAGCTGGCGTCAAACGAGAACATGTTCGGACCGAGTCCGGACGCCGTCGAGGCGATTCGCGGGTCCGCTGAGCGAATGCACTCCTATCCGAAGGCCTCCCACGCCGACCTCGTCGAGGAACTGGCGGAGCTGTGGGATGTAACGCCAGCACAGGTGTGGCTGAGCAACGGCGGCGACGGCGCGCTCGATTGCCTCGCTCGGGCGATGCTCGACCCCGGGCAGGAGGTGCTCGTCCCGTCGCCGGGCTTCGCGTATTATGCGATGAGCGCCCGCTATCACCACGGCGAGGTCAACGAGTACACGCTCTCGAAGGCTGACGACTTCGCTCAGACCGCCGACACCGTCCTGAAAGATTACGATGGTGAACGCATCGTCTACCTCACCAGCCCGCACAACCCGACCGGCGCGGAGTTTTCGACCGACGCGGTCCGAACAATCGCCGAGGAGACCGACGAACAGACGCTGGTCGTCGTCGACGAGGCCTACGGTGAGTTCTCCGAAGAGCCGAGCAAGCGGCCGTTGCTGGACGACCGCGACGACGTTGCGCTCCTGCGAACGTTCTCGAAGGCCTACGGCCTCGCGGGGATTCGCCTCGGCTACGCGGTGGTCCCCGAGGACTGGGCAGACGCCTACGCCCGTATCAACACGCCGTTCTCGGCCAGCGAACTCGCCTGCCGGGCCGGGCTGGCGGCGCTCGATGACGACGAACACGTCGAGCGCTCCGTCGAAACCGCTACGTGGGCACGGCAGTACCTCTCCGAGGAACTCAACGCGCCGACCTGGGACAGCGCGGGGAACTTCGTCCTCGCGGAGGTCGGCGACGCGTCGGCCGTCGCGGACGCCGCCCAGGAGCGCGGCGTCATCATCCGAGACTGCTCCTCGTTCGGCCTGCCCGAGTGTATCCGCATCACCTGTGGCACGCGCGAGGACACGGAACGCGCCGTCTCGGTGTTGAACGAGGTCATCGAGGTGGTCGAGCCGTGA
- a CDS encoding adenylate kinase family protein, whose product MRVAVTGTPGTGKTTATEHLDTDFDVLHLNDIIKDEGFSTGIDEDRGSLVADLDRLSEWLDGRDDVLFESHLAHHFDADRVIVLRAHPETIVERLRERGDDDSKAYENAESEALDVILGEAVEERGMDSVYEIETTDRDPDEVAQEIQAVVAGEREPSAGTVSYIDWL is encoded by the coding sequence GTGAGGGTCGCCGTTACTGGGACGCCGGGAACGGGCAAGACCACGGCAACGGAACACCTCGACACAGACTTCGATGTCCTCCATCTCAACGACATCATCAAAGACGAGGGATTCTCGACGGGCATCGACGAAGACCGCGGGAGCCTCGTCGCCGACCTCGACAGACTGTCCGAGTGGCTCGACGGCCGCGACGACGTGCTGTTCGAATCCCACCTCGCGCATCACTTCGACGCAGATCGCGTGATCGTGCTCCGAGCGCACCCCGAAACCATCGTCGAACGGCTTCGAGAGCGCGGTGACGATGATTCGAAGGCCTACGAGAACGCGGAGTCGGAAGCGCTCGATGTCATCCTCGGGGAAGCCGTCGAGGAGCGTGGCATGGACTCCGTCTACGAAATCGAGACGACGGACCGGGACCCCGACGAGGTGGCACAGGAGATTCAGGCCGTCGTGGCCGGCGAGCGCGAGCCCAGCGCGGGGACTGTCTCCTACATCGACTGGCTATGA
- a CDS encoding CDP-alcohol phosphatidyltransferase family protein produces MTLDKFRPLADRALGPFVSAAKVAGLSPNGVSVIAFLLALGAGGVYAVAMREPLLYLGGAVLVFLNGWLDLVDGALARELNVASSGGDLLDHVLDRYADIGIIVGLAAGVGQWALGIAAVTGVLMTSYLGTQAQAVGLDRVYGGLLGRADRLALVGVVTGVAAFVPTALGGLTLVGWLLVVFAVVGHVTAAQRFYHAMAALE; encoded by the coding sequence ATGACGCTCGACAAGTTCCGCCCGCTGGCCGACCGCGCGCTCGGGCCGTTTGTCAGCGCCGCCAAGGTGGCCGGCCTCTCACCCAACGGCGTCAGCGTCATCGCGTTTCTGCTGGCCCTCGGTGCGGGCGGGGTGTACGCCGTCGCTATGCGGGAACCCCTGCTGTATCTCGGCGGTGCCGTCCTCGTCTTTCTGAACGGCTGGCTCGACCTCGTCGACGGCGCGCTCGCGCGGGAACTGAACGTCGCGTCCTCGGGCGGTGACTTACTGGACCATGTGCTGGACCGCTACGCCGACATCGGCATCATCGTCGGCCTCGCTGCCGGCGTCGGTCAGTGGGCGCTCGGCATCGCCGCCGTCACCGGCGTCCTGATGACCTCCTACCTCGGGACGCAGGCCCAGGCGGTCGGCCTCGACCGCGTCTACGGCGGCCTGCTCGGGCGGGCCGACCGGCTCGCGCTGGTCGGCGTCGTCACGGGCGTCGCGGCGTTCGTCCCAACCGCGCTTGGCGGCCTGACGCTGGTCGGCTGGCTGCTGGTCGTGTTCGCCGTCGTCGGCCACGTCACCGCTGCACAGCGGTTCTATCACGCGATGGCCGCGCTGGAGTAG
- a CDS encoding multiprotein bridging factor aMBF1 has translation MVQCEMCGTEVSSPNRVKIEGAELDVCDECTDFGTEVKTEETSSTSTKYSTSSSSSSSSSSSSSSSSSGGGGSGGRRRDMFDEMDEIAQDYDDRIRKGRESQGLSQEELAKQLNEKASLIRKLEQGNSLPSDDVQKKLENALEISLSAGGSADETEWSGGSSDGEYTLGDVVKRKD, from the coding sequence ATGGTTCAGTGCGAGATGTGCGGGACGGAGGTTTCGTCTCCGAACCGCGTCAAAATCGAGGGGGCCGAACTCGACGTCTGCGACGAGTGTACCGACTTCGGCACGGAGGTCAAGACGGAGGAGACGTCGTCCACGTCGACGAAGTACTCGACGTCGTCCTCATCGTCATCGTCGTCGAGTTCGTCCTCATCGTCGAGTTCCTCGGGTGGTGGCGGGTCCGGTGGCCGCCGCCGGGATATGTTCGACGAGATGGACGAGATCGCACAGGATTACGACGACCGGATCCGTAAAGGCCGAGAGTCACAGGGCCTCAGCCAAGAAGAACTCGCCAAGCAGCTCAACGAGAAGGCGAGCCTCATCCGGAAGCTCGAACAGGGCAACTCGCTGCCAAGCGACGATGTCCAGAAGAAACTCGAAAACGCGCTCGAAATTTCCCTGAGTGCCGGCGGTAGCGCTGACGAAACAGAGTGGTCCGGCGGCAGCAGCGACGGCGAGTACACGCTCGGCGACGTCGTGAAGCGAAAGGACTAG
- a CDS encoding response regulator: MTVITVQPRQETRQAVTAGDDDTPTVLIVEDEQHLADLYTDYLSDQYHVQTAYSGEEGLELLSSEIDVVLLDRRMPVVSGNEVLAQIEEKGLRCRVAMVTAIDPDFDIIEMRVDDYLVKPVTRDDLQEVVDRLYKIREYNNRLRTLTSKKLKRNVLRVEKTDRELQDSERYQALQDEIERISSNVESLANELDVEKDDLRL, translated from the coding sequence ATGACAGTTATTACGGTTCAGCCGAGACAAGAAACGAGACAAGCCGTGACAGCAGGGGATGACGACACACCGACCGTTCTGATAGTCGAGGACGAACAACATCTGGCTGACCTGTACACCGACTATCTGTCCGACCAGTATCACGTGCAGACGGCCTACAGCGGCGAAGAAGGCCTGGAACTTCTCTCGTCCGAGATCGACGTCGTGCTGCTCGACCGCCGGATGCCGGTCGTCTCCGGCAACGAAGTGCTTGCACAGATCGAGGAGAAGGGACTTCGATGCCGCGTCGCGATGGTGACTGCCATCGACCCCGACTTCGACATCATCGAGATGCGCGTCGACGACTACCTCGTCAAGCCCGTCACCCGGGACGACCTGCAGGAAGTCGTCGACCGACTGTACAAAATCCGGGAGTACAACAACCGACTCCGGACACTCACGTCGAAAAAGCTCAAACGCAACGTTCTCCGCGTCGAGAAGACCGACCGTGAACTACAGGACAGCGAACGGTATCAGGCACTCCAGGACGAGATCGAGCGGATCTCGTCGAACGTCGAGTCCCTCGCGAACGAACTCGATGTCGAAAAAGACGACCTCCGGCTGTGA
- the tpiA gene encoding triose-phosphate isomerase yields the protein MFVLVNLKAYPCDPVEVATAAADVSDDSGVRVAVAPQAAQISAVAETGVETWAQHVSAVEHGSHTGSTLAEAAADAGAVGTLLNHSENRLKLADIDGALDAADRADLETIVCANNPAQIGAAAALDPDGVAVEPPELIGTGTPVSKADPDIVTGAVDAAARVNGDVDVLCGAGISTGEDLVSASDLGASGVLLASGVAKADDPRAALEDLVEPLL from the coding sequence ATGTTCGTCCTTGTCAATCTGAAGGCGTACCCGTGTGATCCAGTCGAAGTAGCGACCGCCGCTGCTGACGTCAGCGACGATTCCGGCGTTCGTGTCGCCGTCGCGCCACAGGCCGCACAGATCAGCGCTGTCGCGGAAACCGGTGTCGAGACGTGGGCCCAGCACGTCAGCGCCGTCGAACACGGCAGCCACACCGGCAGCACCCTCGCCGAGGCTGCCGCGGACGCCGGTGCTGTCGGGACGCTGCTGAACCACTCCGAAAACCGCCTCAAGCTCGCGGACATCGACGGTGCGCTCGACGCCGCCGACCGCGCGGACCTCGAAACCATCGTCTGTGCGAACAACCCCGCACAGATCGGCGCGGCCGCCGCGCTCGACCCCGACGGCGTCGCCGTCGAGCCGCCGGAACTTATCGGGACCGGCACGCCCGTCAGCAAGGCCGACCCGGACATCGTGACCGGCGCAGTCGACGCCGCCGCCCGCGTCAACGGTGACGTGGACGTGCTCTGTGGCGCTGGCATATCGACCGGTGAGGACCTCGTCTCGGCGAGCGATCTCGGCGCAAGCGGCGTCCTGCTGGCAAGCGGCGTTGCGAAAGCTGACGACCCGCGCGCGGCGCTCGAAGACCTCGTCGAACCGTTGCTGTAA
- a CDS encoding helicase HerA domain-containing protein, translated as MAETEQITVATTSAGPGGTGEPGETVNLPVVELLTGRGFITGKSGSGKSNTASVIAEKLLDNGFGLLIVDIDGEYYGLKEEYEILHVGGDEECDIQVTEDHAGKIASLALEQNVPIILDISSFLDEEEAETLLTEVAKQLFAKAKKQKQPFLMLVEECHEWMPEKGSMGEVGKMLIKIGKRGRKHGLGIVGISQRPADVKKDYITQCDWLVWHRLTWNNDTKVVGRILDNKYADAVEDLDDGEAFMMNDWAEQVSRVQFHRKQTFDAGATPGLDDFERPELKSVSDDLVSELQTISDEQQETEDRIKELREELDKKNSRIAELEAELQDARDLSRMAEQFTEAMVEQAEDYNPGRTEQEKMRRQRERFAEQSTSDGDADTSDEADGDADTDDEADADGPRDEQPPEPDETADATSGGGFGDAFSAFAEDGAAMNGGSTDEGAATNGSSADAEPASNGHAENAAVATNGDSPDSSAAAVPVNGRTETDTAEADDDALRAAIAEAVEAEQSAEATEAVEDETPSDVDGPAVYADLRADIEELDRKTCRMLAYYREQGPGTPLNAHFSAGGSGDRTAAYARNRELRLRGLVEHVGRGKYDARLAALVREESDRGLDDEEVESVVSRLESAFLDGDSD; from the coding sequence ATGGCAGAGACCGAACAGATAACTGTCGCGACGACGAGCGCGGGGCCGGGTGGGACCGGAGAACCGGGGGAAACTGTCAATCTCCCGGTGGTGGAACTGCTGACCGGCCGGGGGTTTATTACCGGCAAGAGCGGGTCCGGCAAATCGAACACGGCGAGCGTCATCGCTGAGAAACTGCTGGACAACGGGTTTGGACTGCTTATCGTCGATATCGACGGCGAGTACTACGGTCTGAAAGAGGAGTACGAGATCCTCCACGTCGGCGGCGACGAGGAGTGTGACATTCAGGTCACGGAGGACCACGCCGGCAAGATCGCATCGCTGGCGCTGGAGCAGAACGTCCCCATCATCCTCGATATCTCATCGTTTCTCGACGAGGAGGAGGCCGAGACGCTGCTGACGGAGGTCGCCAAGCAACTGTTCGCGAAGGCCAAAAAGCAGAAACAGCCGTTCCTGATGCTCGTCGAGGAGTGCCACGAGTGGATGCCCGAGAAGGGGTCGATGGGCGAGGTCGGGAAGATGCTCATCAAAATCGGGAAGCGCGGCCGGAAACACGGGCTCGGCATCGTCGGCATCAGCCAGCGCCCCGCCGACGTGAAAAAAGACTACATCACCCAGTGCGACTGGCTCGTCTGGCATCGCCTGACCTGGAACAACGACACGAAGGTGGTCGGGCGCATCCTCGACAACAAGTACGCCGACGCCGTCGAGGACTTGGACGACGGTGAGGCGTTCATGATGAACGACTGGGCCGAGCAGGTCAGCCGGGTCCAGTTCCACCGCAAGCAGACCTTCGACGCCGGCGCGACGCCGGGCCTCGACGATTTCGAGCGCCCGGAACTCAAGTCCGTCAGCGACGACCTCGTTTCCGAACTGCAAACCATCAGCGACGAACAGCAGGAGACGGAGGACCGCATCAAGGAACTCCGCGAGGAACTGGACAAGAAGAACTCCCGCATCGCTGAACTGGAGGCCGAGCTGCAAGACGCCCGGGACCTCTCGCGGATGGCCGAGCAGTTCACCGAGGCGATGGTTGAGCAGGCCGAGGACTACAACCCCGGCCGGACGGAACAAGAGAAGATGCGCCGCCAGCGCGAGCGGTTCGCCGAGCAATCCACGTCGGATGGCGACGCAGACACCAGCGACGAGGCGGACGGCGACGCAGACACCGACGACGAAGCGGACGCCGACGGTCCCCGCGACGAGCAGCCCCCCGAACCGGACGAGACGGCCGACGCAACGTCGGGCGGCGGGTTCGGCGACGCGTTCAGCGCCTTCGCCGAGGACGGGGCTGCGATGAACGGCGGCAGCACAGACGAGGGAGCAGCGACGAATGGCAGCAGCGCGGACGCAGAACCGGCGTCAAATGGCCACGCTGAGAACGCTGCTGTGGCGACGAACGGGGACAGCCCAGACAGCAGTGCGGCGGCCGTGCCAGTCAACGGCCGGACTGAGACGGACACTGCTGAGGCTGACGACGATGCGCTGAGAGCGGCTATCGCCGAGGCCGTCGAAGCTGAGCAGTCGGCGGAGGCAACTGAGGCCGTCGAAGACGAGACGCCGTCAGATGTCGACGGTCCTGCCGTCTACGCCGACCTTCGAGCCGATATCGAGGAATTGGACCGAAAGACCTGCCGGATGCTCGCGTACTACCGGGAGCAGGGACCCGGGACGCCGCTGAACGCCCACTTCTCGGCCGGCGGCTCCGGCGACCGGACGGCCGCCTACGCGCGAAACAGGGAACTCCGGCTTCGCGGGCTGGTCGAACACGTCGGCCGCGGGAAGTACGACGCCCGGCTGGCCGCACTGGTACGTGAGGAGAGCGACCGCGGGCTCGACGACGAAGAAGTCGAGTCAGTTGTGTCCCGACTCGAATCGGCGTTTTTAGACGGCGACAGCGACTGA